Proteins encoded within one genomic window of Diorhabda sublineata isolate icDioSubl1.1 chromosome 1, icDioSubl1.1, whole genome shotgun sequence:
- the LOC130447505 gene encoding putative inorganic phosphate cotransporter isoform X1, whose translation METEDFPKQMQSFPKPASFFGIRHLQYVLMFTGAIVVYGMRTVLIVAIVAMIETYPDWKPQKNIILSSFSWGHVWFQIGSGQLAKNYGPKYFLTAAIAISATCILVIPWFSSEFGYKSIIAIRALEGACHGVLFPSVHNLLSKWAPISERAQWGSFVYAGQVLGNCLAMPITGFISDSKAGWPVAFYFYGFCGLLWTFLWFIFGSNSPDVDTRISEAEKMWLKSQTIEKKVERPPTPWKSIFTSVPFIAVIITHCGQNWGFWTLLTEIPSFMKSVMGYSIAKGSILSALPYFIMWIMNLMMSPIADFIIARGFVTLITSRKIFNSIGFFIPALALISISLIDSDNKVLIETILIITVAFNAGHYCGFNINHIDLSPVFAGTLIGITNTISAIFTIMAPLAVDAVKSISGYEETDKELWNIIFWISAGFYTAAGCVFIFFGSGEIQPWNNVNTDNSVP comes from the exons atggaaactgaaGACTTTCCTAAGCAAATGCAATCTTTTCCGAAGCCAG CTAGTTTTTTTGGTATTAGGCATCTTCAATATGTTTTAATGTTTACTGGGGCCATAGTAGTCTACGGAATGCGGACTGTTCTGATAGTGGCAATTGTAGCTATGATAGAG aCGTATCCGGACTGGAAACCCCAAAAGAACATaatattatcttcattttcatgGGGTCATGTTTGGTTTCAAATAGGATCAGGTCAACTAGCCAAGAACTATGGACCCAAATATTTTCTTACAGCTGCCATAGCAATTTCTGCAACTTGTATATTAGTTATTCCTTGGTTCTCGTCAGAGTTTggatataaaagtataatagCTATAAGAGCTTTAGAAGGAGCTTGTCATGGAGTTTTATTTCCTTCTGTTCATAATCTACTGAGTAAGTGGGCTCCGATTTCGGAGAGAGCGCAGTGGGGAAGTTTTGTATATGCAG GTCAGGTTTTGGGAAATTGCTTAGCGATGCCAATAACTGGTTTTATTTCCGACTCAAAAGCAGGATGGCCCGTGgcgttttatttttatggattttgTGGGTTACTATGGACTTTCTTGTGGTTTATTTTCGGATCCAACAGTCCCGATGTGGATACTAGAATCTCAGAAGCCGAGAAAATGTGGCTTAAATCTCAAACAATTGAGAAAAAAGTTGAG aGACCTCCAACTCCTTGGAAATCTATTTTTACTTCTGTACCTTTTATCGCTGTAATAATAACTCATTGTGGACAAAATTGGGGATTTTGGACACTATTAACAGAAATTCCAAGTTTCATGAAATCAGTTATGGGCTACAGCATTGCTAAA GGCAGTATATTATCGGCTCTTCCTTATTTTATAATGTGGATAATGAATCTTATGATGAGCCCAATTGCCGATTTTATTATAGCTAGAGGCTTTGTTACATTAATCACCAGTAGAAAAATCTTTAATTCCATAG gATTCTTCATACCAGCACTGGCTTTGATATCAATTTCGTTAATCGATAGTGATAACAAAGTACTAATAGAAACAATTCTGATTATCACGGTAGCATTCAATGCGGGGCATTATTGCGGATTCAATATCAATCATATAGATCTGTCGCCAGTGTTTGCAGGAACTCTTATAGGTATAACTAACACAATTTCTGCAATTTTTACCATTATGGCACCTCTAGCAGTTGATGCTGTCAAATCAATATCAGGATATGAAGAG acGGACAAAGAGCTATGGAACATCATATTTTGGATATCTGCAGGATTTTACACTGCTGCTGGATGCgtatttattttctttggttCTGGTGAAATACAACCTTGGAATAATGTTAATACAGATAATAGCGTACCATAA
- the LOC130447505 gene encoding putative inorganic phosphate cotransporter isoform X2, whose translation METEDFPKQMQSFPKPASFFGIRHLQYVLMFTGAIVVYGMRTVLIVAIVAMIETYPDWKPQKNIILSSFSWGHVWFQIGSGQLAKNYGPKYFLTAAIAISATCILVIPWFSSEFGYKSIIAIRALEGACHGVLFPSVHNLLSQVLGNCLAMPITGFISDSKAGWPVAFYFYGFCGLLWTFLWFIFGSNSPDVDTRISEAEKMWLKSQTIEKKVERPPTPWKSIFTSVPFIAVIITHCGQNWGFWTLLTEIPSFMKSVMGYSIAKGSILSALPYFIMWIMNLMMSPIADFIIARGFVTLITSRKIFNSIGFFIPALALISISLIDSDNKVLIETILIITVAFNAGHYCGFNINHIDLSPVFAGTLIGITNTISAIFTIMAPLAVDAVKSISGYEETDKELWNIIFWISAGFYTAAGCVFIFFGSGEIQPWNNVNTDNSVP comes from the exons atggaaactgaaGACTTTCCTAAGCAAATGCAATCTTTTCCGAAGCCAG CTAGTTTTTTTGGTATTAGGCATCTTCAATATGTTTTAATGTTTACTGGGGCCATAGTAGTCTACGGAATGCGGACTGTTCTGATAGTGGCAATTGTAGCTATGATAGAG aCGTATCCGGACTGGAAACCCCAAAAGAACATaatattatcttcattttcatgGGGTCATGTTTGGTTTCAAATAGGATCAGGTCAACTAGCCAAGAACTATGGACCCAAATATTTTCTTACAGCTGCCATAGCAATTTCTGCAACTTGTATATTAGTTATTCCTTGGTTCTCGTCAGAGTTTggatataaaagtataatagCTATAAGAGCTTTAGAAGGAGCTTGTCATGGAGTTTTATTTCCTTCTGTTCATAATCTACTGA GTCAGGTTTTGGGAAATTGCTTAGCGATGCCAATAACTGGTTTTATTTCCGACTCAAAAGCAGGATGGCCCGTGgcgttttatttttatggattttgTGGGTTACTATGGACTTTCTTGTGGTTTATTTTCGGATCCAACAGTCCCGATGTGGATACTAGAATCTCAGAAGCCGAGAAAATGTGGCTTAAATCTCAAACAATTGAGAAAAAAGTTGAG aGACCTCCAACTCCTTGGAAATCTATTTTTACTTCTGTACCTTTTATCGCTGTAATAATAACTCATTGTGGACAAAATTGGGGATTTTGGACACTATTAACAGAAATTCCAAGTTTCATGAAATCAGTTATGGGCTACAGCATTGCTAAA GGCAGTATATTATCGGCTCTTCCTTATTTTATAATGTGGATAATGAATCTTATGATGAGCCCAATTGCCGATTTTATTATAGCTAGAGGCTTTGTTACATTAATCACCAGTAGAAAAATCTTTAATTCCATAG gATTCTTCATACCAGCACTGGCTTTGATATCAATTTCGTTAATCGATAGTGATAACAAAGTACTAATAGAAACAATTCTGATTATCACGGTAGCATTCAATGCGGGGCATTATTGCGGATTCAATATCAATCATATAGATCTGTCGCCAGTGTTTGCAGGAACTCTTATAGGTATAACTAACACAATTTCTGCAATTTTTACCATTATGGCACCTCTAGCAGTTGATGCTGTCAAATCAATATCAGGATATGAAGAG acGGACAAAGAGCTATGGAACATCATATTTTGGATATCTGCAGGATTTTACACTGCTGCTGGATGCgtatttattttctttggttCTGGTGAAATACAACCTTGGAATAATGTTAATACAGATAATAGCGTACCATAA